Within Lagopus muta isolate bLagMut1 chromosome 1, bLagMut1 primary, whole genome shotgun sequence, the genomic segment TTCCACGCTAGTACTGGGGTGCCCTTTTCCTGGGAAGTCCTGCGGAACTGAAACAACATTTCCACCATTTCCTTTCCAGAGATTTCTTCTGGGAGATGTAATTGCTTCCTCACAAGATAGAAGAGATTCTCAGAAGGCAAAAtgtctcttttgtttctttgctgtccTACAATATAATCAGTGCTTGCAAAGTTGGGTTGAATGGTTGCTGCACAAGAAGGTCCTATGACAGAAGTGCTCCCCACAGCACTCTGTTACTGTCCCTCCAGCAGCGAGTCACACCTTCCTGGGCTGGggcttttgctgctgctcagcatgtTGAGTCAGCAGTGTTCCTTGAGGTGGGAGACATTtcttcagcacagcaggaagctTTGGTCCCAAACTCAGAGATGTGAGGTAGGCCAAAGGCACAGTGacttgtgttttcctttcatctcagGAAAAAGTGTGCTCTGCAGTTTCTCCTTTTGTTGCCTGCAGTTGCCAGATTGAACGCTGTGTTCCTACCCTGCTCTTGAAACTTTTGAGTGACCTCATCTTTTCCTCTCTAACCAGGGACCCAAATGTCATACTGCCATAGGCATCTTTCCCAGCACAGGACTGCTAATTGCATGGGGATAGGGAAAGCCATTCCTGGCTCTTGCTTGCGAGCTGATAGCTTGCAGCTTTGCTCTCATTCTCCCCCCCCAGCCACATACATTTCAGCACATCTTCCATGGAGGTTTGGAGATGTTGAATGCATGAAGGTGAGacatttcttcatctctttcacACCTCTTTTCCCTTCTGGACATTTGCTTCCCTGGCTTGCCAGTACTGCAGAGTGAACCTGTCCTCTGTGTTTGCAAAGTCATCCCAGCCCAGCCTCCCACATCTCTGGGTTTCATGAGGTTGCTGCTAGCAGGTTCCAAATGCTGCTGACTTGCCAGCGGTTCTTGAGGGTAGGTACAAAGCAGACAGAGTTCTCtagcaggcagggcagcatcTTGACTTTCATTGTATGAATGACCTTCCAAAGAAACCACCATTTTTCTGTGGTCTTAAAATAAGTAAAGCAGGGAAAGGCCCTCTCTCTGCACCGTACTCCAACCCATCCAGAGGTACCCAGTTATCATGCTGAGCATGGTTGCCTCTGATAGTGCAGTAAAGGGGGAGATGCCCTTAGCACAGCTTCAACAGTGCCAACCACAGTGCTTCTTCAAGGAACAGCCTCTCGGGTCCCTGTGGTCTGTGACCCTCTGACATCACTGTGATGTCAACCAGTAATGGTGCATCAGCTACTCATATCATCGACTGTGCTATTGATGTGATGTTGGTGGAAGACCTCGTCTCACTCACTGAGATGTCAGCTGAGTTGACTTTCTCAGGGAAGGAAATGCCGGTTGTGTCTGGGCCCTACACTCTTGTGTCCTGTTGTATGAGCTGCCCAAATGAACTCCTTCATGGATACTGGGGAGGTGCGCTACTTGGGAAAGCaatatcagaaatgaaatcagaGTTATCCGTTGCCAGAATAATTACTTGATCTAGGAAAATTGAAGAAGCGCTAAGAGCCTCTGCAGCCAAAACATCCTTCTTCTGTCTGGTTCCCTGATAGAAGGGGGACACAAAAATGGAGCATCTGTTCTAATTAATGGCGGAAGCTCAGAGCGTTGGGATCAAAGGAGGAAGCTGTGTGCAGAATCAAGCTCAGATCAAAGTGTTCTAAGAAGAGGAAAGGCCAACTCCTTCAGCTGATGGCGGTGTACCCTGCTCTGCCTCCAGGCGTGCTGCTTGCAGAGATGCTAAGTAGTGAAGCTGCACGTACAGGAGATGGTGTAATGGCCATCATAATCCAGCACTAGGAGAAGAAAGACTTGGTGGTGACTGGTTCTTGTTGCCTCACAAATCATTAAATTTCTCTGAATGCTTAGAAAAGATCAAGATAATATACCTTGGCAAAAGGGGACCTTTTACAACAtcctttgcttgtttgtttgtttgttttttctcaccTCTTATGTGTAATTTGACTTACTAGACTGGGCTGTATATATGTGCTTATGTCTATATTTGCATTTATACCTACCCAGGGGAATTTAAGCCTTCATTCCTTAGGCTACACTGAAGAGCCTTTACCGCAATACATATGCTAAATTTGaaatctcttcctctctctctcccttgcCTCTTTCCTTTTACATTAATGCAAAAGCATGTTTTTGCAACTCctaattttgaaatgtttaaatatgTAATGTTTGGTTCAGTTTTCCTCCTAGGTGTCTTCCTGGGCATAGCGGTTGATGTGTATGTGCCTTTGTGTGCAGCCACCTGTGTTTTGGGCCACGAGTATTGGTGTGGAAGGATGCTGTCACACAGATCCCTGCATAGATGGACAAGTGCACGTGTAACCACATTACATTTTCTAATAGTCTGAGCTGTAAAGAAAGACGCTGTAGCCCCTGAAGAGGATTTGATCTTTGCTCTTTTAGCTGTCTTCctgggagaggagctgtgctgtagTAATGCCCCTCCGGTGCTGTGTTAACGCACCAGCCTACCTCCCTGTTTATGCTGGTGGAAGAGAACGTTGCCTGCATTTGGTCTCCTGCTTCCCCTGTCGTCTTGGTTAAGCGTACTTGTCAGAAGCAGTTGTGTATGTTTTCCCCAGCTGTAGCCCTGCAGGTGCCACTTAGCTTAACAAAATGAGTCCTTGTCTGTAAGTGCTGCCTGCCTTGTGTGCATCTTGGGCCAAAGAGCAGCTGACAGGCAAAGGCAAGTCTACAGAGCTGGCTTGCCCAATGCTTTAATAAGGCAGAGACAGGAGAGCATGATGTATTGCAAGAGCGCGCATCTTGCATGCCCAGCCTCAAAGCCATTCCTCGGAAGGAGAAATGGACAGAAACCTCAGCTGTTCCTTACTGCCCTTTCACTCCATGGCATTCAGATTGAAAGGGTTGCTGTAGTGCTTTGAAAGAGTGGGAAAATTGTGGTGACTGAAGGCGAGAATAGAGCCCTGCAAGAGAAAAGGGTTCATAAGCAGATCTGGATATTCTCAAATGAATTGGCAGTGAATAAATTATGCATGAtctattttagtatttttattattctgtttgCAATCAACTAATCACAAATATTTGGAACACTGAAAGAGGGGTTAGGTACGAAAACCACATCATCTTGGTGATTGCGTGATTGACAAAACTAAGCCTGCAGTATAAATTGGAAAATCAAACTTTTCCAGAATATTTGCCATTAGTGAATACTCACACTGAAGCATTACTCTTCCTGATTTACAAGAATTTGAATATATGAGTATTTCTTGGAGGGGAATAAGGTATGGGGCTGAAGAACACATTTTGCTGTTCCAAATCAGATGAGAAGTTGAGGGCAGATCATAGGAAACATTTCATAAAATCTACAGTGAAGGTGGCAGAAGAGCTTTCTGCTCCACATTAGAGAGTTTATCCAGTTAAATGTCCAGTGTTTAACACATGGATGGTGGCAGGAATGGATGTGTAGTCATGCCAGTATAACCTTCCATGTGAGGCTTGAAGACAAGAAGATCTCTTGTCCAACTAATATTCATTAAGAGATATCTCACTTCTGGTCTATGGGCTACTGCAACTGCCTGGCCAGCCATAGTAAGGAACTCAAGAGCCCAAAACTACTCCCAGTCTATTGGCCATAGAAGCAACTGGAAGGCAGATGCCTTGTAATAAAGGTCATGTTTATTACTGGCCCTTCAAATTGTTTACTTCCGCTTGCTGCTGACAGTCCTTCATAGGAGATTGATGGATTAAACTTTCACCAGCTGTTCTGTGTCCAGGCACATCATTCTGACAGATTTTTAGGACCCAAGCTAAACTGTTTTGCTAAGATTTTCCAAAGCGCTGCATGTTTTTAAACATGTTCCAAGCTTGTGAGAAAAAtcagtctttattttttcttgccaCGTAAGGAACTAGTGAATCAATTTAAAGTGCCGTTTTGTTTGGCtctgttttaaagcatttctgagCCTCCCAGAACTACCTGCACCTTTGGAGGTAGGAGTCAGGGAAGAAGGAACATGTGTAGGAATTGGAAAGTATGGAGGAGGTTATGAATGGTATGGAAGATCCTTGTGTATTGCAGCTCCAGAGCAGTCAGTCCAAATCGAGGAACTCATCATAGGCTGCTCAAGTGCCAATAACTTTGAACTGCACCCAGGTGTTAGCAATATTCTGATATTATCGTAtaatggtctgggttgaaaaagaccacaatgatcatctggtttcagccccctgctatgtgcagggtcgccaaccaccagaccaggctgcccagagccacatccagcctggccttgaatgcctccagggatggggcatccacagcctccttgggcaacctgttcagtgcgtcaccacctctgtgtgaaaaacttcctcctaatatctaacctaaacctcccctgtgtCATATTGCCTTGGAGCTTGAAAGCTCCTTACCATCTCCAGCAGTCTTCCACATGCACTGGAGACAGCAAGCTAGCAAActatcaaaaaaaaatcaaaaaaggaGATGTCATCTGAAGTCATTTTGATATTGTGAAAAAAGTGCTTTAAAGAATTTTAGTGCTACTCAAAACACTGCAGCCTTGAGCTTCTGTACTGGAAAGTTGGGGCTTGTCAGGCTTTCTGTCCCGTCCACCTTGTGTGGAATGCAAAGAAGTGAATGGAGAAAATGCTGGAATATGAAGGAGATTGGATCAGATCCTCTATAATCAGTAGTCATTTTTCACTAGCTAGGAGTAAATACATGGTCTGGAAAGATTTagatttttaatcttttaaattaaaaaataacaatgaagTGTTTCTGTCCATGTTGGACTTCATAaggaagagaagctgtgggcgagagctgtgttttttctttaaataatatgCATTCTCTCTTCTTACCCCTTGGTGAAGCCTTTCAGAGtgcactttccttttctgtttcagtgatgTTAAATATCATTAAGATTGATGAgtttgaaaacatatttcattatCTCCTAAATACAGCTTGGCTGCTCTTACAGCTCTTTCCCTGTCTCCAAAACAAAGTCTGATGTTCTCTGAGGCTCTGAAATGAGAATGCTCTTACTTAAAAGGAACGCCTAGCTGCATCTGCCTCTGGAAGATGTCTGCATGAgagcagcctgatctgttgGGGGAGGAATATAACTCTCTAGCTTGCAGTAATTGGTAAGGAACAGCTATGTAACAACAGAATGCTGCTGTCGTAACCTGGATGTACATAGGGCCAACTGAAATGTTTGAATTGAGATTCCTTCTCCTGAAATGCTTGAACTGGGTCATCTTCTCTTTGCAGGCATGGTGTGTCCTTTGGAGGTGTCGGTCAGTTCAGGGAGTATTCAAGTTGCCCGAGGCCAGACAGCAGTATTGCCCTGCACCTTCACCACTAATGCTGCTCTCACTAACCTTAATGTCATATGGATGGTCACTCCTCTTTCTAACGCCAACCAGCCTGAACAGGtaggtctcttctcactggagTATGCATTTTCTTGGGGCTTTCCGTTTCTTCACCCTTTCAACACTGATCTACGTGTAATCTGCCTCTTACTTTTGCAAGGCCACTCTTAAGAACGTTAGCAAATGAGAGCCAACCATGGTGGCACTAGAATTGTAACCTGAGAGCTGTTGGGCTGAATTCTATCCACATACGTAGAAGCCAGAAGAAATCCATTGCTCTGAAGTGGGTCTGTCTTGGGTCACACCGCCTCCATAACATTTGTTGTTCAGCTGTGTGATTCAGTATCCTGCACTGAAGAGAACTTTCTCCTCAGGGTCCTGGTCTGAGTACAGACTGCTATCTAAACTGCTAGGTTGACAGAAGGTGTACAGACTCAAGCCCAGTATTCAGCTCACTTTAGTGATCATCAGTGAGCAGAGTCACATAATGGCAGGACATCACTTGCTGACACACAAAATGATTCTGTCCACCACCAGGTGGATGATTTTGTGAAGTATTTACTGGCCTGCAGAGAGTCTACCTCTCTACATTGGGTGTCCAGATGGGTAATGATTGTTATACGAAATAAGCTGCTATTACAAATCTAGTTATGCCAGAAGACTTGGGTATTTGGTCTGTTCCCTTCATGAATGTTTTTACCGGCATAATCTCCTCTATAGAAAACGCTTCTCATAGGATCAGTTTTTCTGGGTCGACTGTTGTATATTGATGTTTGGTTATTCAGAAAGCTTTTAAGAAATAATCCTTTTAGCTTTGGAAGCCCATATTTGCTTGTCCTTCTCCCTCCTTGCTCAGTCTGTTCCGAGTATCGTTTgaactttcctttcttttccaggttATTCTCTACCAAGGAGGTCAGATCTTTGGTGGTGCACCCCAATTCTATGGGCGAGTGGGGTTTGCTGTGACAATGCCAACCACCAGTGCCTCCATCTTCATCAACAACACCCAGCTATCAGACACTGGCACATACCAGTGTTTGGTCAACAATCTTCCTGATAGAGGCAGCAGGAATATTGGAGTCATCGGACTCACTGTCTTGGGTGTGTTTATTGGGATtgtggggaagggggggggaacTGGGCTATGGGAATCCTCTGTATGATAGCACTCATAGCAGAAAAATATGGTGTTTTGTACATTGGATCCCGTGGACATACTGTGATGAGGTACAGGGTTGGTTGTGAGTATTGTGGGAGTATATAGGCACACGCTCCTCACATGCAGATGTTATATTAGAGAGTTTTAAAATATGGTGGAGAGAAAGACTTGAGGCAAGTTTGTGATGTGGAGTTGCaaagaagcatgaaaaaagGGTGGGTGCATTTATGAGATCTAAGGGGTTATAACAGGCTTGTGCATAGCAACAGGAGAAAAGAATGGACTTTAGAGATTTACTTCCTTCTCATAAAAGTAATATTGGATGTTATAGCGCAGAGTGTGTGCCATTATAaggcagtgaaaacaaaaccaaaccacaggAAATTCATTTTGCAGCCCTCTTAGTTGTTGCCACTCTTGCTGTCCCAAGAGTTGAAGTCTTCACCCTTTTTTCTCTAGGGATTTGTTTAAGACAAGTTGGTCCTGGGAAAGCAGTTGTCCATTGCCTTGATGAGCTTTTCAGTCAGGAATCTTTGTCTATTGTCATCCCTCAAATCTCAATGGGTTCTTGTCTGCTACCTCCTTTCTGGGCTTTGTCTGCTTCTCATTCCCTGTCAGCTCATGCCAGACTCCTTGATTTCCCCTGCAGTGTGTCCAGAAAGAGCCTGTACTCTACTGCTCGATTATTTTTCCTGATCTGCTGTCACTTTCCCCTCTTCTCTTGTAGTTCCTCCTTCCGCCCCACTTTGCAGAATCCAAGGGTCCTTGGAAGTGGGCAGCGATATCACACTGACCTGCAGCTCGGAAGAAGGCATCCCCCGGCCAACATACCTCTGGGAGAAACTGGACAATGTTCCCAAGTTGCCCCCAACTGCCACACAAGGTGCTTGTTCTATTGATTATCCTCTTACTTCCCAGGTGGCAGCCTGGTCTTTCCTTTGTCTGAGCTGCCAGAGATGACATTGTTCTCTCAGTGTCTGCCATCACTTGCATGATCACTTGTTTGGAACGAAGATTCCTGGAGTGCTTGGAGGCTGTGTTGGACTGGGTACTCACCAGCAACCATTTAAAGTTTCATCTTATTTTGGTATGGAACAAATGTTCCCAGTTGAGGAACAAGGATCTTTTTGAATGGAAGCAAGAGAATATGGTTGCTAGATGTTTGCACGCCTGGAGATTTCAACTGCAACCTCATCTGCACAAGGCTCATAGATTGGAAAATAGAAGGGAGGCAGAATCATTCCATGAAAATCCTGCCAGCTTTTCACACTGAGTGTGTTGTGACTGGAGTTGTCTTTCAGATGCATGTAAAAGCAAGGCTCTGATCAGATTGAATATTGCCCAGACACTAAGTCTTACCCATGAGGTTTCTTAGCCTACATGTGCTGACCAAATGGAGACAATAGCACTTTTGTCCTTTGTCttgctatattttaaaaatacacaagaaTTTTAGTTTTAGGTAATTCAGGAATGAGGAAAATTGGAAGAACATGGAGCAGGGAACTCAGGGATAGGTAGGAAAGCAGGATGCTGGAAGGCAGAGCTCAATATAGCAGGTAGATCTGGGTATTGCAcgtctcttttttcctcctttctctcacGTAGTAATATGAGCCCCAagctttcatttgcagaaattcatctgtaggaagaaaaagaaacatctaGTGTAAGCTCCTTAAGACCTAATCTTGTGTGTGTGCACAATGCTTCCATCTCAGGGTTACTTCCTAATTTATTTATCTCTTAAGAGTCTCACACATCAATTCTCTATTTGCTGGATTTGCCTTTTCATGGTTTTCCTCAAGCCCGGGGGAGGGATTTaaatccttcttttctctctaaCTAGACCAAGTCCAGGGCACTGTCACTCTCCGAAATATCAGCACTGTGTCCTCAGGTCTTTACCAATGTGTGGCTTCAAATGCCATTGGAACCAGCACTTGCCTTCTGGACCTGCAAGTCGTTGCACGTAAGTATTTTGCCAAGGGAGACTTGGTCAACTGCTTTTGTCTTGTGACAGTAACACATGTAACCATGTTTGCTGTGTACCAACTTGTGCCTCTCTATCAGAAGATCCTTGCACCCTGGAATGGGGATACCGCCTTTCCCTGCTTCTAAGCTTCAAATGCTCACAGGTGgccacagcccagccctgatttcttcttcattctctgTTCACTCCTCCCCACAGCCCACCCCTGGAGCATCAGCCTCGTTGCTGGAGCAGTGGCCACAGGTGCTGTTGTGCTTATTGTCTGCATTGTGTTGGTGGCCATAGCACTGTTctactggaaaaataaacacaaagaagaagaagaagaggagattCCCAATGAGATAAGGTACGGGCTGGGGATCTGGTGCCTGGAAACCCCTGATCAgccagcaaaagcagcagctagCAGGAAGGCAAGCAGAATCCCTACTTTTCATAATCCTTAGGTGTGTTCCCTGGGGTAAGGTAAGGCCTCCATATTTGTCCAAAAAATAGCAGAAGCAAATGAAGAATGGCAactacagatttttctttctgagttgcCTTTATGGGGAGCTTCAGCTTGGCACTATTAGCTCTGAAGGAGAGTAACTATACATGTGATGGGGATCTGGGCCAACAGTATCAGATAGTAATAACTAAAAAGCTCTATAGGTACAGCTGTGATGTTCTCTGGTGTTACAAACACCATGTTTCCCTCTGATGGCTTCCTGAAGCTTCCCTAAGGATCAATTCATTGGCTGTACAAGTATAGCTGTACTGACTGGCTGTGACAGCCACTGGTTTGGCCCATTGCAAACCTGAGTATGCTTTGCTTCCCTCAGTGGTAGGCACATGAAGCAATTAATGTGTACAGAAGTAGGTCCTGTAAAAAGGGATGAGTGAACAGGCCAAGGAGTGAAGCCAATTCATGTTGGTGCTGTTCTTGACGTTATATTGATGGTATTGCCTCCAATGGGGTGTAGTGGTGAGGATTTGCCGAAGCAAAGCAGAATCCTTCCTGTGCCTTCACGCTCTCTCTTTCCCAGGGAGGATGACCTGCCACCCAAATGCTCCTCCACCACCAAGACATTCCACGCTGATGCGTCCTCATCGGAGAACGACACCCTCACGTCCTCCAACACCTACAACAGTCGCTATTGGAATGATCCCAAGGCCAATCATGCCACAGACTCCTTCACCCGCTTCAGCAACAGTAATGATGCCCGCCAGCCACCCTTCTCCCGCTCGGGGAGCACAAGCGCTCGGCCTGTCTATGCCAATGGTGGCCACCCTTCCCCAGCTGCCCCTAAGACGCTGGTGgtgacagccagcacagcaccatcCCCACAGGAGGTGGCCCGGAGCAACGGCTCAGTCAGCAGGAAGCCTCGGCTTCCGCACACCCGCTCCTATGCTGTCAGCCAGGCCACACTGGAGCGGATTGGGGCTGTTCCTGTCATGGTGCCCGCCCAGAGCCGGGCTGGCTCACTTGTGTAGGGGCACTCTGGTAGCTGAGAGCTGAGCAAGGGCCTTGCGTTCCAGGGCAGCGAAGACATGGCTGAGAGACCCTACTCCTTCCTGAAAGGCAGTGAGGCAAAGGTGGGCCTCTCAAGGCCACTGCCAGCCAGTGGGGCAGCTCCGGCCATGCTGCAATGCCCCCCAGCTGTCGGGGCTCCACCATGGACGCCACAGATGTGCCAAGGCCACAGGGCATTGGGGGCCCTACCTGGCTGCTGGGCCCTGGCTGGGACCCCCTCCCAGCCTAGCCTCAGGGCTTTCgcttttgtttccagtttgttttgttggggGTCATTTCTGTTCACTTGGGTCCTTCAG encodes:
- the IGSF11 gene encoding immunoglobulin superfamily member 11 isoform X4, which translates into the protein MTLRRRPGGGGGRWVPAALAALLALRGMVCPLEVSVSSGSIQVARGQTAVLPCTFTTNAALTNLNVIWMVTPLSNANQPEQVILYQGGQIFGGAPQFYGRVGFAVTMPTTSASIFINNTQLSDTGTYQCLVNNLPDRGSRNIGVIGLTVLVPPSAPLCRIQGSLEVGSDITLTCSSEEGIPRPTYLWEKLDNVPKLPPTATQAHPWSISLVAGAVATGAVVLIVCIVLVAIALFYWKNKHKEEEEEEIPNEIREDDLPPKCSSTTKTFHADASSSENDTLTSSNTYNSRYWNDPKANHATDSFTRFSNSNDARQPPFSRSGSTSARPVYANGGHPSPAAPKTLVVTASTAPSPQEVARSNGSVSRKPRLPHTRSYAVSQATLERIGAVPVMVPAQSRAGSLV
- the IGSF11 gene encoding immunoglobulin superfamily member 11 isoform X1, which translates into the protein MTLRRRPGGGGGRWVPAALAALLALRGMVCPLEVSVSSGSIQVARGQTAVLPCTFTTNAALTNLNVIWMVTPLSNANQPEQVILYQGGQIFGGAPQFYGRVGFAVTMPTTSASIFINNTQLSDTGTYQCLVNNLPDRGSRNIGVIGLTVLVPPSAPLCRIQGSLEVGSDITLTCSSEEGIPRPTYLWEKLDNVPKLPPTATQDQVQGTVTLRNISTVSSGLYQCVASNAIGTSTCLLDLQVVAPHPWSISLVAGAVATGAVVLIVCIVLVAIALFYWKNKHKEEEEEEIPNEIREDDLPPKCSSTTKTFHADASSSENDTLTSSNTYNSRYWNDPKANHATDSFTRFSNSNDARQPPFSRSGSTSARPVYANGGHPSPAAPKTLVVTASTAPSPQEVARSNGSVSRKPRLPHTRSYAVSQATLERIGAVPVMVPAQSRAGSLV
- the IGSF11 gene encoding immunoglobulin superfamily member 11 isoform X2 yields the protein MGQLLSPRLLGMVCPLEVSVSSGSIQVARGQTAVLPCTFTTNAALTNLNVIWMVTPLSNANQPEQVILYQGGQIFGGAPQFYGRVGFAVTMPTTSASIFINNTQLSDTGTYQCLVNNLPDRGSRNIGVIGLTVLVPPSAPLCRIQGSLEVGSDITLTCSSEEGIPRPTYLWEKLDNVPKLPPTATQDQVQGTVTLRNISTVSSGLYQCVASNAIGTSTCLLDLQVVAPHPWSISLVAGAVATGAVVLIVCIVLVAIALFYWKNKHKEEEEEEIPNEIREDDLPPKCSSTTKTFHADASSSENDTLTSSNTYNSRYWNDPKANHATDSFTRFSNSNDARQPPFSRSGSTSARPVYANGGHPSPAAPKTLVVTASTAPSPQEVARSNGSVSRKPRLPHTRSYAVSQATLERIGAVPVMVPAQSRAGSLV
- the IGSF11 gene encoding immunoglobulin superfamily member 11 isoform X3, whose product is MVCPLEVSVSSGSIQVARGQTAVLPCTFTTNAALTNLNVIWMVTPLSNANQPEQVILYQGGQIFGGAPQFYGRVGFAVTMPTTSASIFINNTQLSDTGTYQCLVNNLPDRGSRNIGVIGLTVLVPPSAPLCRIQGSLEVGSDITLTCSSEEGIPRPTYLWEKLDNVPKLPPTATQDQVQGTVTLRNISTVSSGLYQCVASNAIGTSTCLLDLQVVAPHPWSISLVAGAVATGAVVLIVCIVLVAIALFYWKNKHKEEEEEEIPNEIREDDLPPKCSSTTKTFHADASSSENDTLTSSNTYNSRYWNDPKANHATDSFTRFSNSNDARQPPFSRSGSTSARPVYANGGHPSPAAPKTLVVTASTAPSPQEVARSNGSVSRKPRLPHTRSYAVSQATLERIGAVPVMVPAQSRAGSLV